One Lycium barbarum isolate Lr01 chromosome 5, ASM1917538v2, whole genome shotgun sequence genomic window carries:
- the LOC132639922 gene encoding F-box protein At2g07140-like: MNWQLLPQKKRPSSPYQDKGATKSIQKRCRRTEEKHGFADDIVFEILTWLPAKCLMRFRCVSKAWNRLTRHDSNFVKSHSARSQARPSATCLLFEIQIYHGALVESTSNSPTRLEGLYLQFVRPHSHLNTRDYFIRSNHCNGLVCLFSRKDKQVYLYNVTTWEIKVLPFSVSSPKGCLPQLFLGFDLNTEKYKFLHVVRYENKQHEIEILTLGTNSWRRIDEKCQNYNFALQYSMDCIFLNGMLYWTRNPDTITYFNFREEKFGTVSIPQSCYLIEMDKMQTALRGKLVVYCHFGINEGCDLAYNEVNKVFMKFNNPDLEKKKVVLLEAENINEITYYANLVLATTSFISASTFFGIPKSYSVRRG; the protein is encoded by the coding sequence ATGAATTGGCAATTACTACCACAAAAAAAGCGGCCGTCCTCGCCCTATCAAGATAAGGGCGCAACAAAAAGTATTCAAAAAAGATGCCGAAGAACGGAGGAGAAGCACGGTTTTGCAGATGATATAGTATTCGAGATACTGACATGGCTGCCAGCTAAATGTCTCATGCGATTCAGGTGTGTTTCTAAAGCTTGGAACAGGTTGACACGACATGATTCCAACTTTGTCAAGTCGCACAGTGCTCGTTCTCAAGCCCGTCCCTCAGCTACCTGCCTCTTATTTGAAATACAAATATACCATGGTGCACTTGTTGAAAGCACTTCTAATTCCCCAACACGGTTAGAAGGATTATATTTACAATTTGTGCGTCCTCATTCTCATCTCAACACAAGGGATTACTTTATTCGCTCAAATCATTGCAATGGCCTTGTTTGTCTCTTTAGCCGTAAAGATAAGCAAGTTTACTTGTATAATGTCACCACATGGGAGATAAAGGTTTTGCCATTCTCTGTGAGCAGTCCAAAAGGATGCCTTCCTCAGTTGTTTTTGGGATTTGATCTAAATACGGAGAAATATAAATTTCTTCATGTTGTTCGCTATGAGAACAAACAACATGAGATTGAGATTCTAACTCTAGGAACCAATTCTTGGAGAAGAATCGACGAAAAGTGTCAAAATTATAACTTCGCTTTACAGTATTCTATGGATTGTATCTTCCTCAATGGGATGCTTTATTGGACTCGTAATCCAGATACTatcacctacttcaacttcagaGAGGAGAAATTTGGAACTGTTTCAATCCCACAAAGCTGCTATTTAATAGAAATGGATAAAATGCAAACTGCACTGCGGGGAAAGCTTGTTGTGTACTGTCATTTTGGAATTAATGAAGGATGTGATTTGGCATACAATGAAGTCAACAAAGTTTTTATGAAATTTAATAATCCCGATTTGGAGAAGAAGAAGGTTGTCTTGCTTGAAGCAGAAAACATTAATGAGATAACATATTATGCAAACTTAGTTTTAGCAACAACGAGCTTTATTAGCGCCTCAACTTTCTTTGGTATTCCCAAATCATACTCGGTTAGAAGGGGTTAG
- the LOC132639923 gene encoding F-box only protein 8-like — protein sequence MEGSLDELAITTTKKRRPSPFQDKGATKSIQKRCRRTEEKHGFADDIVFEILTWLPAKSLMRFRCVSKAWNRLTQHDSNFVKSHSARSQARPSATRLLFEIRICRGALVESTSNSPTRLEGLSLQLVRPHPCLNIRYCFIRSNHCNGLVCLFNLKDKQVYLHNVTTREIKVLPFSVSSPIELFPWLFLGFDLNTEKYKLLHIVRYGNKQQKIEILTLGTNSWRRIDNKCAENSYSTCSYEDCIFLNGVIYWIEFGYTTITYFNFREEEFGTISIPQSCCCYSIKMDKMQTALRGKLVVICRLLVMNETCDFVYNEVNKVFMKFNNPDLEKKKVVLLEEENINEITYCQNLILATTSFISASTSLVVFSNRFRLERDTNKSITIDQMIDEVKALYGAGHLTTTSLLGWSVFLLALHPEWQEKARKEVFAFCGLKNPTSDANRKTKNSKQRSQY from the exons ATGGAAGGATCCCTCGATGAATTGGCAATTACTACCACAAAAAAGCGGCGGCCCTCGCCCTTTCAAGATAAGGGGGCAACAAAAAGTATTCAAAAAAGATGCCGGAGGACGGAGGAGAAGCACGGTTTTGCAGATGATATAGTATTCGAGATACTAACATGGCTTCCAGCTAAATCTCTCATGCGATTCAGGTGTGTTTCTAAAGCTTGGAACAGGTTGACACAACATGATTCCAACTTTGTCAAGTCGCATAGTGCTCGTTCTCAAGCCCGTCCCTCAGCCACTCGCCTCTTATTTGAAATACGAATATGCCGCGGTGCACTTGTTGAAAGCACTTCTAATTCCCCAACACGGTTAGAAGGATTATCTTTACAACTTGTGCGTCCTCatccttgtctcaatataaggtATTGCTTTATTAGGTCAAATCATTGCAATGGCCTTGTTTGTCTCTTTAACCTTAAAGATAAGCAAGTTTACTTGCATAATGTCACCACAAGGGAGATAAAGGTTTTGCCGTTCTCTGTGAGCAGTCCGATAGAATTGTTTCCTTGGTTGTTTTTGGGATTTGATCtaaatacagagaaatacaaaTTGCTTCATATTGTTCGCTATGGCAACAAACAACAGAAGATCGAGATTCTTACTCTAGGAACCAACTCCTGGAGAAGAATCGATAACAAGTGTGCAGAGAACTCATATTCAACATGTTCTTATGAGGATTGTATTTTCCTCAATGGGGTAATTTATTGGATTGAATTTGGGTACACAACTATCACTTACTTCAACTTCAGAGAGGAGGAATTTGGAACTATTTCAATCCCACAAAGTTGCTGCTGCTATTCAATAAAAATGGATAAAATGCAAACTGCACTGCGGGGAAAGCTTGTTGTGATTTGTCGTCTTTTGGTAATGAATGAAACGTGTGATTTTGTATACAATGAGGTCAACAAGGTTTTTATGAAATTTAATAATCCCGATTTGGAGAAGAAGAAGGTTGTCTTGCTTGAAGAAGAAAACATTAACGAGATAACATATTGTCAAAACTTAATTTTAGCAACAACGAGCTTTATTAGCGCCTCAACTTCTTTGGTGGTATTCTCAAATCGTTTTCGGTTAGAACGG GACACAAACAAGAGTATCACGATAGATCAAATGATCGATGAGGTCAAGGCATTGTATGGTGCTGGACATCTTACAACTACAAGCTTACTTGGCTGGTCTGTTTTTCTCTTAGCACTCCATCCTGAATGGCAAGAAAAAGCCAGAAAAGAAGTGTTTGCATTCTGTGGTCTTAAAAACCCAACTTCTGATGCAAATCGCAAGACTAAGAACAGTAAGCAACGCTCTCAGTATTGA
- the LOC132642836 gene encoding putative F-box protein At1g50870, whose product MEGTLNEFAITATKKWPPSPFQDKGATECIQCQRTEEKHGFVDDIVFEILTRLLAKSLMRFKCVSKAWNSLIRQDSNFFKWHNARSQARPSATRLLFEIVIDYRAVVESTSNFSTQLEGLSLQLMDPHHYFGSREIFICSNHCNGLVCLYSYLDTQVYLYNTTTREIKALPFSLSNPKGLSPRLFLGFDLNTEKYKLLHVNKQHKIEILTLGTNSWIRIDEKCQNYSRICYSDYCIFLNGMLYWIDDIPDTITYFNFIEEKFGTISLPQWNCFHILNKMQIALSGKLVIYQLGINQECYFVYHEVNKFFVESYIPDLENKVVLLEAENIDKITHYPK is encoded by the coding sequence ATGGAAGGAACCCTCAATGAATTCGCAATTACTGCCACAAAAAAGTGGCCGCCCTCGCCCTTTCAAGATAAGGGCGCAACAGAGTGTATTCAGTGCCAGAGGACGGAGGAGAAACATGGTTTTGTAGATGACATAGTATTCGAGATACTAACACGGCTTCTAGCTAAATCTCTCATGCGATTCAAGTGTGTTTCTAAAGCTTGGAACAGTTTGATACGACAGGATTCCAACTTTTTCAAGTGGCACAATGCTCGTTCTCAAGCCCGTCCCTCAGCCACCCGCCTCTTATTTGAAATTGTAATAGACTATCGTGCAGTTGTAGAAAGCACTTCTAATTTCTCAACACAACTAGAAGGATTATCTTTACAACTCATGGATCCTCATCATTATTTCGGCTCAAGAGAGATTTTTATTTGCTCAAATCATTGCAATGGCCTCGTTTGTCTCTATAGCTATTTAGATACTCAAGTTTACTTGTATAACACCACCACAAGGGAGATAAAAGCTTTGCCATTCTCGCTGAGCAATCCGAAAGGATTGAGTCCTAGGTTGTTTTTGGGATTTGATCTGAATACGGAGAAATACAAATTGCTTCATGTTAATAAACAACATAAGATCGAGATTCTAACTCTAGGAACCAATTCTTGGATAAGAATCGACGAAAAGTGTCAAAACTACTCCCGTATATGTTATTCTGACTATTGTATCTTCCTCAATGGGATGCTTTATTGGATTGATGATATACCAGATACCatcacctacttcaacttcataGAGGAAAAGTTTGGAACTATTTCACTCCCACAATGGAATTGTTTCCATATACTGAATAAAATGCAAATTGCATTGTCGGGAAAGCTGGTTATTTATCAGTTGGGAATTAATCAAGAGTGCTATTTTGTATACCATGAGGTCAACAAGTTTTTTGTGGAATCTTATATTCCCGATTTGGAGAATAAGGTTGTCTTGCTTGAAGCAGAAAACATTGACAAGATAACACATTATCCAAAGTAA
- the LOC132641914 gene encoding putative pentatricopeptide repeat-containing protein At1g13630 isoform X1, with translation MLRLTLKSPLKPPLISSLFLLNPSFFTTTNLAVNHREPPPSATGKSRILSFFLQNHTKGSTNHLQQNPCFKNLIFELNSLEIEGIVEKLSVGNTESALEFFFLLRNDYGFKHSRVSYIVIAHILAKKQRFRALKFHLQYLVQQEGSGSAHSICELLSSRFQKWDSNHVVWDMLASAYSWCQMVNDALYVFAKMKDSNIHASIITYNNLLYSLRHTDNIWDVYDDIKASGINPSKYTNSIVIDGLCKQFLMQKAVDFLRETECRESGPCVVAFNTLMSSSCKMGSIDVAKSFFCMMFKCGLHPNVYSYNILIHGLSVAGAMEEALEFTDDMKKHGLEPNQVTYNVLAKGFHLLGMMNGVWKFVNEMLHKGIDPDIFTYTMLICGYYNDEGIKLKEETGVHASDISDTMLLSSLCKSGRLDEALNLFHEIESSGHKPDPIMYSILISGLCKQGLVEMAFQLYNDMLCCKRILPNIVAHRSILKSFCERGYICEARVLFDAFINCDLMDDVVLGNIMIDGYAKLGDIGEAVQVYQLITGKGIMPTIVTFNSLIYGFCKARKFDDARNWVDTIYSHGLIPSSRTYTILMDAYGEEGKIEAVFELLEEMKARAIEPTHVTYTVIMKCLCRRRQMHESVRILKGMLPDGFQPDEIFYNTIIKKLCEARDMKGAFRLHKEMAVHKLQPSRVTYNILLNGLCTHGELKNAEELFSTLQDVGLMKCDYTILIKAYCAKGSVDKAVVLFQKMIEKGFEISIRDYSAVINRLCKRNLLAGVKIFLRMMLFHGISVDSQICFVMLKSFNHIRDRNSVFQLSSLMMKCGLDTDYNCG, from the exons ATGCTTCGATTAACCCTCAAATCACCCCTTAAACCTCCATTAATCTCCTCTCTCTTCCTCCTTAATCCCTCTTTCTTCACCACCACTAACCTCGCCGTTAACCACCGTGAACCACCACCATCCGCCACCGGAAAATCAAGAATCCTCAGTTTTTTCCTACAAAATCACACTAAAGGTTCAACAAATCATTTACAACAAAACCCATGTTTTAAAAATTTAATCTTTGAGCTAAATTCATTGGAAATAGAAGGAATTGTTGAGAAACTAAGTGTTGGAAATACTGAATCTGCACTTGAGTTCTTTTTCTTGTTGAGAAATGATTATGGATTTAAGCATTCAAGAGTTTCATACATTGTTATTGCTCATATTTTGGCTAAAAAACAAAGGTTTAGAGCTTTGAAGTTTCATTTACAATATTTGGTTCAACAAGAAG GCTCTGGTTCAGCTCATTCGATATGTGAGCTGCTTTCGAGTCGCTTTCAGAAATGGGATTCTAATCATGTTGTCTGGGATATGCTGGCTTCTGCTTATTCCTGGTGTCAGATGGTTAATGATGCTCTCTATGTTTTTGCCAAGATGAAAGATTCCAATATCCATGCTTCGATAATTACATATAATAATTTGTTGTATAGTTTGAGACACACCGATAACATCTGGGATGTCTATGATGACATCAAAGCCAGTGGGATAAACCCGAGCAAGTATACTAATTCCATTGTTATAGATggactttgcaaacaattcttgATGCAAAAAGCAGTTGATTTTCTTCGAGAGACTGAATGTAGAGAATCTGGGCCTTGTGTTGTGGCTTTCAATACTCTTATGTCGAGTTCCTGTAAAATGGGTTCCATAGACGTTGCGAAGTCATTCTTTTGTATGATGTTTAAATGTGGATTACATCCCAATGTATATAGTTACAATATTCTCATTCACGGATTAAGTGTGGCTGGTGCAATGGAAGAAGCATTGGAGTTCACAGATGATATGAAGAAACATGGTTTAGAGCCTAATCAGGTAACTTATAACGTCCTCGCCAAAGGATTTCATTTGCTTGGTATGATGAATGGTGTCTGGAAGTTCGTTAATGAAATGCTTCATAAAGGCATAGATCCTGATATTTTCACGTATACAATGTTGATATGTGGATATTACAATGATGAGGGTATTAAGTTGAAAGAGGAGACGGGGGTCCATGCCAGTGATATCTCAGACACGATGTTACTTAGCAGTTTGTGTAAAAGCGGACGTTTAGATGAAGCTTTGAATTTGTTCCATGAGATAGAGAGCAGCGGTCATAAACCGGATCCTATCATGTACTCGATTCTTATTTCAGGCCTTTGTAAGCAAGGATTGGTTGAGATGGCTTTTCAATTGTACAATGATATGTTGTGTTGTAAGAGAATTCTTCCAAATATTGTTGCTCATAGATCTATTCTCAAAAGCTTCTGTGAGAGAGGGTACATTTGTGAGGCAAGAGTTCTGTTTGACGCTTTCATAAATTGTGACTTAATGGATGATGTTGTTTTGGGTAATATTATGATTGATGGATATGCAAAACTTGGTGACATCGGTGAGGCTGTTCAGGTATACCAACTGATAACAGGGAAAGGAATAATGCCAACCATAGTTACATTCAATTCCTTAATATATGGGTTCTGCAAAGCCAGAAAGTTTGATGATGCAAGGAACTGGGTTGACACTATATATTCACATGGGTTGATACCATCATCGAGGACGTACACAATTCTTATGGATGCCTATGGTGAAGAAGGAAAAATTGAAGCCGTTTTTGAGTTGCTAGAGGAAATGAAAGCAAGGGCCATAGAACCAACTCATGTTACTTACACAGTGATAATGAAATGCCTCTGTAGAAGAAGGCAGATGCATGAGTCTGTACGGATACTAAAGGGTATGTTACCGGATGGTTTTCAGCCGGATGAAATTTTTTACAACACCATTATTAAAAAATTATGCGAGGCTCGAGATATGAAAGGTGCTTTCCGATTGCATAAAGAAATGGCGGTGCACAAACTTCAGCCAAGTCGAGTCACGTACAACATTCTCCTTAATGGTTTATGTACACACGGAGAACTAAAGAATGCTGAGGAACTATTTTCTACACTCCAAGATGTTGGCTTGATGAAATGTGATTACACCATTCTAATAAAAGCGTATTGTGCAAAAGGATCAGTGGATAAGGCAGTGGTTCTGTTCCAAAAGATGATTGAGAAGGGCTTTGAAATCTCTATTAGAGATTATAGTGCTGTGATTAATAGGTTGTGCAAAAGAAACTTACTAGCTGGTGTGAAGATTTTTCTGCGTATGATGTTGTTTCATGGCATATCTGTTGATTCACAAATttgttttgttatgcttaaaagTTTCAATCATATTCGTGATCGCAATTCTGTGTTCCAATTGTCCTCTTTGATGATGAAGTGTGGGTTAGATACTGATTATAATTGTGGTTAA
- the LOC132641914 gene encoding putative pentatricopeptide repeat-containing protein At1g13630 isoform X2 — protein sequence MLRLTLKSPLKPPLISSLFLLNPSFFTTTNLAVNHREPPPSATGKSRILSFFLQNHTKGSTNHLQQNPCFKNLIFELNSLEIEGIVEKLSVGNTESALEFFFLLRNDYGFKHSRVSYIVIAHILAKKQRFRALKFHLQYLVQQEGSGSAHSICELLSSRFQKWDSNHVVWDMLASAYSWCQMVNDALYVFAKMKDSNIHASIITYNNLLYSLRHTDNIWDVYDDIKASGINPSKYTNSIVIDGLCKQFLMQKAVDFLRETECRESGPCVVAFNTLMSSSCKMGSIDVAKSFFCMMFKCGLHPNVYSYNILIHGLSVAGAMEEALEFTDDMKKHGLEPNQVTYNVLAKGFHLLGMMNGVWKFVNEMLHKGIDPDIFTYTMLICGYYNDEGIKLKEETGVHASDISDTMLLSSLCKSGRLDEALNLFHEIESSGHKPDPIMYSILISGLCKQGLVEMAFQLYNDMLCCKRILPNIVAHRSILKSFCERGYICEARVLFDAFINCDLMDDVVLGNIMIDGYAKLGDIGEAVQVYQLITGKGIMPTIVTFNSLIYGFCKARKFDDARNWVDTIYSHGLIPSSRTYTILMDAYGEEGKIEAVFELLEEMKARAIEPTHVTYTVIMKCLCRRRQMHESVRILKGMLPDGFQPDEIFYNTIIKKLCEARDMKGAFRLHKEMAVHKLQPSRVTYNILLNGLCTHGELKNAEELFSTLQDVGLMKCDYTILIKAYCAKGSVDKAVVLFQKMIEKGFEISIRDYSAVINSFNHIRDRNSVFQLSSLMMKCGLDTDYNCG from the exons ATGCTTCGATTAACCCTCAAATCACCCCTTAAACCTCCATTAATCTCCTCTCTCTTCCTCCTTAATCCCTCTTTCTTCACCACCACTAACCTCGCCGTTAACCACCGTGAACCACCACCATCCGCCACCGGAAAATCAAGAATCCTCAGTTTTTTCCTACAAAATCACACTAAAGGTTCAACAAATCATTTACAACAAAACCCATGTTTTAAAAATTTAATCTTTGAGCTAAATTCATTGGAAATAGAAGGAATTGTTGAGAAACTAAGTGTTGGAAATACTGAATCTGCACTTGAGTTCTTTTTCTTGTTGAGAAATGATTATGGATTTAAGCATTCAAGAGTTTCATACATTGTTATTGCTCATATTTTGGCTAAAAAACAAAGGTTTAGAGCTTTGAAGTTTCATTTACAATATTTGGTTCAACAAGAAG GCTCTGGTTCAGCTCATTCGATATGTGAGCTGCTTTCGAGTCGCTTTCAGAAATGGGATTCTAATCATGTTGTCTGGGATATGCTGGCTTCTGCTTATTCCTGGTGTCAGATGGTTAATGATGCTCTCTATGTTTTTGCCAAGATGAAAGATTCCAATATCCATGCTTCGATAATTACATATAATAATTTGTTGTATAGTTTGAGACACACCGATAACATCTGGGATGTCTATGATGACATCAAAGCCAGTGGGATAAACCCGAGCAAGTATACTAATTCCATTGTTATAGATggactttgcaaacaattcttgATGCAAAAAGCAGTTGATTTTCTTCGAGAGACTGAATGTAGAGAATCTGGGCCTTGTGTTGTGGCTTTCAATACTCTTATGTCGAGTTCCTGTAAAATGGGTTCCATAGACGTTGCGAAGTCATTCTTTTGTATGATGTTTAAATGTGGATTACATCCCAATGTATATAGTTACAATATTCTCATTCACGGATTAAGTGTGGCTGGTGCAATGGAAGAAGCATTGGAGTTCACAGATGATATGAAGAAACATGGTTTAGAGCCTAATCAGGTAACTTATAACGTCCTCGCCAAAGGATTTCATTTGCTTGGTATGATGAATGGTGTCTGGAAGTTCGTTAATGAAATGCTTCATAAAGGCATAGATCCTGATATTTTCACGTATACAATGTTGATATGTGGATATTACAATGATGAGGGTATTAAGTTGAAAGAGGAGACGGGGGTCCATGCCAGTGATATCTCAGACACGATGTTACTTAGCAGTTTGTGTAAAAGCGGACGTTTAGATGAAGCTTTGAATTTGTTCCATGAGATAGAGAGCAGCGGTCATAAACCGGATCCTATCATGTACTCGATTCTTATTTCAGGCCTTTGTAAGCAAGGATTGGTTGAGATGGCTTTTCAATTGTACAATGATATGTTGTGTTGTAAGAGAATTCTTCCAAATATTGTTGCTCATAGATCTATTCTCAAAAGCTTCTGTGAGAGAGGGTACATTTGTGAGGCAAGAGTTCTGTTTGACGCTTTCATAAATTGTGACTTAATGGATGATGTTGTTTTGGGTAATATTATGATTGATGGATATGCAAAACTTGGTGACATCGGTGAGGCTGTTCAGGTATACCAACTGATAACAGGGAAAGGAATAATGCCAACCATAGTTACATTCAATTCCTTAATATATGGGTTCTGCAAAGCCAGAAAGTTTGATGATGCAAGGAACTGGGTTGACACTATATATTCACATGGGTTGATACCATCATCGAGGACGTACACAATTCTTATGGATGCCTATGGTGAAGAAGGAAAAATTGAAGCCGTTTTTGAGTTGCTAGAGGAAATGAAAGCAAGGGCCATAGAACCAACTCATGTTACTTACACAGTGATAATGAAATGCCTCTGTAGAAGAAGGCAGATGCATGAGTCTGTACGGATACTAAAGGGTATGTTACCGGATGGTTTTCAGCCGGATGAAATTTTTTACAACACCATTATTAAAAAATTATGCGAGGCTCGAGATATGAAAGGTGCTTTCCGATTGCATAAAGAAATGGCGGTGCACAAACTTCAGCCAAGTCGAGTCACGTACAACATTCTCCTTAATGGTTTATGTACACACGGAGAACTAAAGAATGCTGAGGAACTATTTTCTACACTCCAAGATGTTGGCTTGATGAAATGTGATTACACCATTCTAATAAAAGCGTATTGTGCAAAAGGATCAGTGGATAAGGCAGTGGTTCTGTTCCAAAAGATGATTGAGAAGGGCTTTGAAATCTCTATTAGAGATTATAGTGCTGTGATTAATAG TTTCAATCATATTCGTGATCGCAATTCTGTGTTCCAATTGTCCTCTTTGATGATGAAGTGTGGGTTAGATACTGATTATAATTGTGGTTAA
- the LOC132642837 gene encoding uncharacterized protein LOC132642837 has protein sequence MSKQSVRKHNALEKHREKEKTRSNNTTNFLLSKHWKKIYPIGLHKTGSSLSLSSLSLSLSQTSNDSSVTDSSSITPLDQKISLALRLIGSSTEKKEGPATSKNVARAVSPTRNPSPSPSTEEELMRRCNWITSSSDKVYVQFHDDCWGVPVYDDHQLFELLALCGMLMDFNWTEILKRREQIREAFGGFNANHVAKIGEREIEELISNTSLNLAESRVRCIVDNAKCIVKIVREFGSFSSYMWNYVDYKPIINRFRHPRNVPLRTPKAETISKDLLKKGFRFVGPVIVYSFMQAAGMTIDHLVDCFRHKDCVNLAERPWRHV, from the exons atgTCTAAGCAAAGTGTGAGAAAACATAATGCATTAGAGAAACATAGGGAAAAAGAGAAGACAAGAAGCAATAATACAACAAACTTCTTATTATCTAAACATTGGAAGAAAATATACCCTATAGGGCTACATAAAACAGGCTCTTCTCTCTCACTTTCTTCACTTTCTTTATCTCTATCACAAACTTCAAATGATTCTTCTGTTACGGACTCTTCTTCAATCACTCCGCTGGATCAGAAAATCTCTCTGGCACTCCGATTAATCGGGTCATCAACGGAGAAAAAAGAGGGTCCGGCCACGTCCAAGAATGTGGCTCGAGCAGTTAGTCCAACTCGTAATCCTAGTCCAAGTCCTAGTACTGAAGAAGAACTCATGAGGAGGTGCAATTGGATAACTAGTAGTAGTG ATAAGGTTTATGTACAGTTTCATGATGACTGCTGGGGAGTTCCTGTTTATGATGACCA TCAATTATTCGAGCTTCTTGCGTTATGTGGAATGCTGATGGATTTCAATTGGACTGAAATTTTAAAGAGAAGGGAACAAATAAG AGAAGCTTTTGGTGGATTTAATGCGAACCATGTGGCCAAAATAGGGGAGAGAGAGATTGAAGAATTAATCTCAAATACATCACTCAATTTAGCAGAAAGCAGAGTTAGATGCATAGTTGACAATGCCAAGTGCATAGTTAAG ATTGTGAGAGAATTTGGATCATTCAGCAGCTACATGTGGAATTATGTGGATTACAAACCTATAATAAACAGATTCAGACATCCAAGAAATGTTCCATTAAGAACACCAAAAGCAGAAACAATTAGCAAAGATTTATTGAAGAAAGGATTCAGATTTGTTGGACCAGTAATTGTTTATTCATTCATGCAAGCTGCAGGAATGACAATTGACCATTTGGTTGATTGTTTTAGGCACAAAGATTGTGTAAATCTTGCTGAAAGACCATGGAGGCATGTATAA